GTAGCTGGTCACGACAAATCGTTTTTCGTCAATGAAGCAAATATTGGAGGGAATCGGCGGATCATCCTTCATGAGCGGCGCACGGCCGATCGGATCCAGTTGGGCGTCCAGCGCGTAGACGGCTCCCTTTTCAGCGACAAACAGTAGACCATCAGAGCTCAGTGCCAGACCATCAACGGCATGTTTGATCTTGAAATGCTGATTGGCGATCTGCTTGCCAATCACACCCGGGCTCTTGATCTCATAATGCAGCACTGTCGAGGTTCCTGAGTCGGCGACATACAGAGATTGTGCTTTTCCTGACACCATCTGCAGCTCAATGCCGTTCGGCTTATCCAGCTCCAGGCAGGATTTCGCCTGTGTGTCCCCACAGGCATAGTAATAGACATGACCGCCGCGGAGGTCGGTGAAATAGACGCCCCCCGCTTCATCTACCGCCAGATCGTTGGGGTGCCGGAACTGTTTGCCGGTCGTGGAATGTGAGATCCGCAGTTCTGTTTTGGGCTTCGGTTTATGTTGCAGGTCCAGTTCATGCAGCATCCCTTTCGGCCAGATCGTTCCCTTCCAGAGGCAGGCGGCCAGCTTGCCATTCGGGAGAAACTGTAACCCGTTACAACAGTAGGGTGCGTAAGAATAAATTTCCGTCGGCGCAACCGTCGGCTGATTGGGATCGAACTCGTAGATTGTCCCCTGGAAGCAGTCGGTGAAGTAAACCCGCGTGCCGTCGGGTGAAAGGACGGGGCCTTCCAGCAGATGTTTGCCCGGGGGCTCGATACTCCAGACACGTTCAAAATTAAATTGGATGTCTTGCATGATGATGTCTCTCCTGCCTCGTAGTCAATCGTTCCGTGTATTCTACTGAAACGACACCAGTTTGAGTAACGCATATTCAAAAATTCCTGCTCAATCACGCCGCGCCCTGAATCCCCAGGTTACTTCATTTTCGTGTGATTTCATTTTTTTCGTGGTCGTACAAAATTCCTTTTTTGCTGCTTATTCGACACCAGTGCATGAATCACCCCCTGCTGAAGAAAGTCGCTCTTGACTCCCTGACGCAATTTCAGATTATCCTCTGTTGCGCGTCGCGCGCGTGCTCAGTACTGGTTCAGGTGAAGGTTGCAAACCGCGAGCGAAATGAGCACTATAAAACCCGCTGGTTTCAGCCAGATTTGAAAAAATCAGCCTCAAAAAGTTATGCGGGTCGACACACATCGCCGCACAACCAGCACACAAGAGACACGTCTCGTCAACATGCCGACACATCTCACCACCATTTCGCCACTCATCAAATTCCATTTTATCTTGACTCCCTCATGCCCCTCACGAAAATTCATTAAACAGCAGGACAACTTTATCAGCAGAACAACAATTTAAAACAAAGCGATGAGATCCATGGGATCGTTTCTTAATTCAATTTCGTCTTTGCATATGGTGAGGAACCGGAGCGAATGTCACACGACTGATCTTGTTTTGATCATTAGCCGCAGGGCGTTAGCCCCGGTAATTCCCGACCTCGGTAAAGGCGACTTTTTCTGAGAATCATCCTCTGAACTATAAAAAAATATTACCTGACCTTGAGCGCTGTTACGAAACCCAAGGTTCACTCTGACGACTTCCCAAAGTAAGAGCGAAACGCATATGTCCGCCCGCCGAAAGAGAATCCTACCAGATATCCCCCGAACGCCCCCAGATAAACAATCCACACCGAAACACATGGCACGTGATTTTATTTGCGTTGGGTGGCACTGTTGGCTTGTCCAACAGTGTTAAGAGTTGACGTCCCATCCACGAAAAAACTCTTGGGGAAAGAGAGGGGTTCCTTTCGTCATAACTTCATGAAAGCAGTGACTTGTTTGTGTGTGAAAAGAATCGATCAATGAATGGCTTCAATCAATCAAAAGAGGTAGGGACGCCCCCACTGTCTTTCACTGGTGGCAAGTATTTAGACCGGACACATGGCACACAACCGTTCGGATACATAGGTAACACTTTCTTTCGTTATTTACAAGACGTTGATTGAGCTCTGAGAGCGAAGCGAACAGAGCTCAATCAACGTTGACGACTCTTACGCCGGGAACGTTGTTTTCTCAGTTCGATCTTCCCAACTTTGAATGTGCGATAATAGATATCCCATTCACCATCCCTTCCATTACTACGAATTCCAACCAGCTGCCCTCGAAACGCACGGCTCAGGTAATACTTTTTTCGCTTGAATACAACGCGTCCCGTATTGTTTACTTTCCTGACCTCGAAGCTTGAGTCGTATTCAAATTGTCGCAGGCGTTCCGGGTACGACCGAGAGCTCACCCGATACCGCTCTATGGGCGTTTTATAGTCCAGGGCTTCATGCGGACGCTCCTGGTTATACACCTGCTGCCAGCGATTAAACGTTTTTTGCAGTTCTGCATGGTTCTTGAAGTGACGGCCCTGCAAGACCTCCTGCTTCAACGTCCGATGGAATCGTTCTTCTTTTCCCTGTGTCTGGGGATGGTAAGGCCTGCCATGAATTACCCGCACATCCAGATTCATTAACCAGACAGAAAATCGAGTATAACTCCCAGGACTGACCGTTGATCCCCAGGGAGTCCCGTTATCCATCAACATCGCTTGCGGTAGTCCGTAAAGGCGAAAAG
This genomic interval from Gimesia alba contains the following:
- a CDS encoding IS481 family transposase is translated as MSERKEFVLLASVEGANISQLCQRFGIARKTGYKWMQRYREEGVAGLVDRSRCPHTFRSPTSKKMESAVLSIRDQHPTWGGRKIYHRLLALGHKQVPAASTITAILKRHQRIDPEESKKRQEYQRFERSEPNELWQMDFKGEFSTLDQRWCYPLTVLDDHSRFSLVLKACGNQKGPTVQKHLRDAFRLYGLPQAMLMDNGTPWGSTVSPGSYTRFSVWLMNLDVRVIHGRPYHPQTQGKEERFHRTLKQEVLQGRHFKNHAELQKTFNRWQQVYNQERPHEALDYKTPIERYRVSSRSYPERLRQFEYDSSFEVRKVNNTGRVVFKRKKYYLSRAFRGQLVGIRSNGRDGEWDIYYRTFKVGKIELRKQRSRRKSRQR
- a CDS encoding SMP-30/gluconolactonase/LRE family protein; translation: MQDIQFNFERVWSIEPPGKHLLEGPVLSPDGTRVYFTDCFQGTIYEFDPNQPTVAPTEIYSYAPYCCNGLQFLPNGKLAACLWKGTIWPKGMLHELDLQHKPKPKTELRISHSTTGKQFRHPNDLAVDEAGGVYFTDLRGGHVYYYACGDTQAKSCLELDKPNGIELQMVSGKAQSLYVADSGTSTVLHYEIKSPGVIGKQIANQHFKIKHAVDGLALSSDGLLFVAEKGAVYALDAQLDPIGRAPLMKDDPPIPSNICFIDEKRFVVTSYRSFLCPNKAELFIGTIED